A portion of the Pseudomonas synxantha BG33R genome contains these proteins:
- the pta gene encoding phosphate acetyltransferase — protein MQTFFIAPTDFGVGLTSISLGLVRTLERAGLKVGFFKPIAQPHPGDTGPERSTELVARTHGLKPPQPLGLAHVERMLGDGQLDELLEEIITLYQQAAVGKDVLIVEGMVPTRSASYAARVNLHLAKSLDAEVILVSAPENEVLTELSGRVELQAQLFGGPKDPKVLGVILNKVRTDESMEAFSARLKEHSPLLRSGDFRLLGCIPYQPELNAPRTRDVADLMGAQVLNAGDYETRRMTKIIICARTMRNTVELLKPGVLVVTPGDRDDIILAVSLAAINGVPLAGLLLTSDTLPDPRIMDLCRGAFQAGLPVLSVSTGSYDTANQLNSLNKEIPIDDRERAEIITDFVASHLDARWLHQRCGTPREMRLSPAVFRYQLIQRAQAANKRIVLPEGSEPLTVQAAAICQARGIARCVLLAKPEDVEAVARAQGIELPEGLEILDPDLIRQRYVEPMVALRKTKSLNAPMAEQQLEDTVVIATMMLALDEVDGLVSGVIHSTANTIRPALQLIKTAPGCTLVSSVFFMLFPEQVLVYGDCVMNPHPSAAELAEIALQSADSAAAFGITPRVAMISYSSGDSASGEEVEKVREATLLAHEQQGSLLIDGPLQYDAAANESVARQLAPNSQVAGKATVFVFPDLNTGNTTYKAVQRSADCVSLGPMLQGLRKPVNDLPRGAQVDDIVYTIALTAIQAANRPMDI, from the coding sequence ATGCAGACTTTTTTTATCGCGCCCACCGATTTTGGTGTGGGTCTGACCTCCATCAGCCTTGGGCTGGTGCGCACCCTGGAACGGGCCGGCCTTAAAGTCGGCTTCTTCAAACCGATTGCCCAGCCACACCCGGGCGATACCGGCCCGGAGCGCTCCACTGAGCTGGTGGCACGTACCCACGGCCTGAAGCCACCACAACCCCTGGGCCTGGCCCATGTGGAGCGAATGCTCGGCGACGGCCAACTCGATGAGCTGCTTGAAGAAATCATCACCCTGTATCAGCAGGCCGCAGTAGGCAAAGACGTGCTGATCGTCGAAGGCATGGTGCCGACCCGCAGCGCCAGCTACGCCGCGCGGGTCAACCTGCACCTGGCCAAGAGCCTGGATGCGGAAGTGATCCTGGTCTCGGCGCCGGAGAACGAAGTGCTCACCGAGCTCTCTGGCCGGGTGGAATTGCAGGCCCAACTGTTCGGCGGCCCCAAAGACCCGAAAGTATTGGGCGTGATCCTCAACAAAGTGCGCACCGACGAAAGCATGGAGGCATTCTCGGCGCGCCTTAAAGAGCACTCGCCGTTGTTGCGCAGCGGCGATTTCCGCCTGCTTGGCTGCATCCCCTACCAGCCCGAACTCAATGCCCCGCGCACCCGCGATGTCGCCGACCTGATGGGTGCGCAGGTCCTCAACGCCGGCGACTATGAAACCCGGCGCATGACCAAGATCATCATTTGCGCCCGTACCATGCGCAACACCGTAGAACTGCTCAAGCCCGGCGTCCTGGTGGTCACCCCCGGCGATCGCGACGACATCATCCTCGCCGTCAGCCTGGCCGCGATCAACGGCGTGCCACTGGCCGGGCTGCTGCTGACCAGCGACACCCTGCCCGACCCGCGCATCATGGACCTGTGCCGCGGCGCCTTTCAGGCCGGATTGCCAGTATTGTCAGTGAGCACCGGCTCGTACGATACCGCCAACCAGCTCAATAGCCTCAACAAGGAAATCCCCATCGATGACCGCGAGCGCGCGGAGATCATCACCGACTTCGTCGCCAGCCACCTCGATGCACGCTGGCTGCACCAGCGTTGCGGTACGCCACGGGAGATGCGCCTGTCGCCGGCGGTGTTCCGCTACCAGTTGATCCAACGGGCCCAGGCCGCCAACAAGCGCATCGTGTTGCCCGAGGGCAGCGAGCCGCTGACGGTGCAAGCCGCCGCCATCTGCCAGGCCCGAGGCATTGCCCGCTGCGTGCTGTTGGCCAAACCGGAGGATGTCGAAGCGGTCGCCCGTGCCCAGGGTATCGAGCTACCCGAGGGGCTGGAGATTCTTGACCCGGACCTGATTCGCCAGCGCTATGTCGAGCCGATGGTTGCCTTGCGCAAGACCAAAAGCCTCAACGCCCCCATGGCCGAGCAACAGCTGGAAGACACAGTGGTGATCGCCACCATGATGCTCGCCCTGGACGAAGTGGACGGCCTGGTCTCCGGCGTCATCCACTCCACCGCCAATACCATTCGCCCGGCCCTGCAACTGATCAAGACCGCCCCGGGCTGCACCCTGGTGTCGTCGGTGTTCTTCATGCTGTTCCCCGAGCAGGTGCTGGTATACGGCGACTGCGTGATGAACCCGCACCCGAGCGCCGCGGAACTGGCGGAAATCGCCCTGCAAAGCGCCGACTCGGCCGCCGCGTTCGGCATCACGCCACGCGTGGCGATGATCAGCTACTCCAGCGGTGATTCGGCCAGCGGCGAAGAAGTGGAAAAAGTCCGCGAAGCCACCCTGCTCGCCCACGAACAGCAAGGCTCGCTGCTGATCGACGGACCGCTGCAATACGACGCCGCCGCCAATGAAAGCGTGGCCCGGCAATTGGCGCCCAACAGCCAGGTGGCGGGCAAGGCCACGGTGTTCGTATTCCCCGACCTGAACACCGGCAACACCACTTACAAAGCCGTGCAACGCAGCGCCGATTGCGTGAGCCTGGGGCCGATGCTCCAGGGCCTGCGCAAACCGGTCAACGACCTGCCGCGCGGCGCCCAGGTAGACGACATCGTGTACACCA
- a CDS encoding DUF3565 domain-containing protein, with protein METALLAAIVMGRDLLHKNEERTSLNKDLSESEQNPDRRGRPTVSTITGFRQDEDLHWVAELSCGHTQHLRHQPPWQSRAWVLDPAQRLEKIGQPFACGWCAQVRE; from the coding sequence ATGGAGACAGCCTTGTTAGCGGCGATCGTCATGGGGCGAGACCTTTTGCATAAGAATGAAGAACGGACAAGTCTAAACAAGGATTTGTCCGAAAGCGAACAGAACCCGGACAGACGGGGCCGACCAACGGTCTCGACGATCACCGGATTCCGCCAGGACGAAGACCTGCACTGGGTTGCCGAGCTGTCCTGCGGCCACACCCAGCACCTGCGCCACCAGCCACCGTGGCAGTCGCGCGCCTGGGTCCTGGACCCCGCGCAACGCCTTGAAAAAATAGGCCAACCCTTTGCGTGCGGCTGGTGTGCGCAAGTGCGCGAATAA
- a CDS encoding FKBP-type peptidyl-prolyl cis-trans isomerase — MTIAANKAVSIDYTLTNDAGEVIDSSAGGAPLVYLQGAGNIIPGLEKALEGKNVGDELTVAVEPEDAYGEYSAELVSTLSRSMFEGVDELEVGMQFHASAPDGQMQIVTIRDLDGDDVTVDGNHPLAGQRLNFQVKIVAIRDASQEEVAHGHVHGEGGHHH; from the coding sequence ATGACGATCGCCGCTAACAAGGCTGTCTCCATCGACTATACCCTGACCAACGACGCTGGTGAGGTCATCGACAGCTCAGCCGGCGGCGCGCCGCTGGTCTACCTGCAAGGCGCAGGTAACATCATCCCAGGCCTGGAAAAAGCCCTGGAAGGCAAGAACGTCGGTGACGAACTGACCGTTGCCGTAGAACCTGAAGATGCCTACGGCGAATACTCCGCCGAGCTGGTCAGCACGTTGAGCCGCAGCATGTTCGAAGGCGTTGACGAGCTGGAAGTGGGCATGCAGTTTCACGCTTCCGCGCCGGACGGCCAAATGCAGATCGTCACCATCCGTGACCTGGACGGCGATGATGTGACTGTCGACGGCAACCACCCTCTGGCTGGCCAGCGCCTGAACTTCCAAGTGAAAATCGTTGCCATCCGCGATGCTTCCCAGGAAGAAGTGGCCCACGGCCACGTCCACGGTGAAGGCGGTCACCACCATTGA
- the rpsT gene encoding 30S ribosomal protein S20, giving the protein MANTPSAKKRAKQAEKRRSHNASLRSMVRTYIKNVVKAIDTKDAEKAQAAYVLAVPVIDRMADKGIIHKNKAARHKSRLNGHIKALSVPAAA; this is encoded by the coding sequence GTGGCCAACACACCTTCCGCCAAAAAACGTGCAAAACAGGCTGAGAAGCGTCGCAGCCACAACGCCAGCCTGCGTTCCATGGTTCGTACCTACATCAAGAATGTAGTTAAAGCCATCGACACCAAAGACGCTGAAAAAGCTCAAGCTGCTTACGTTCTGGCCGTGCCAGTTATCGACCGTATGGCCGATAAAGGCATCATCCACAAGAACAAGGCCGCTCGCCATAAGAGCCGCCTGAATGGCCACATCAAGGCTCTGAGCGTTCCTGCTGCAGCCTAA
- the murJ gene encoding murein biosynthesis integral membrane protein MurJ produces the protein MNLLKSLAAVSSITMISRVLGFVRDTLLARIFGASMATDAFFIAFKLPNLLRRIFAEGAFSQAFVPILAEYKTQHGEEATRTFIAYVSGLLTLVLMLVTIVGMLAAPWVIWATAPGFANTPEKFALTTDLLRVTFPYILLISLSSLAGAILNTWNRFSVPAFVPTLLNVSMIIFALFLTPYFDPPVMALGWAVLAGGLAQLLYQLPHLKKIGMLVLPRLNLKDTGVWRVMRNMLPAILGVSVSQISLIINTAFASLLVSGSVSWMYYADRLMELPSGVLGVALGTILLPTLARTYASKDRQEYSRILDWGLRLCFLLVLPCALALGILAEPLTVSLFQYGQFDAHDALMTQHALVAYSVGLLGIIVIKVLAPGFYAQQNIRTPVKIAIFTLIVTQLLNLVFIGPLAHAGLALAISAGACINAGLLFYQLRKQHMYQPQPGWAMFTLKLLVAVAAMSAVLVGLMHVMPAWGDGDMLERFMRLGVLVVAGVVVYFGMLLLQGFRLRDFNRKSLG, from the coding sequence ATGAATCTGCTCAAATCGTTGGCTGCGGTCAGCTCTATCACGATGATCTCCCGGGTTTTGGGGTTTGTGCGTGACACTCTGCTGGCGCGCATCTTTGGCGCCAGTATGGCCACGGATGCCTTCTTTATTGCCTTCAAACTCCCAAACCTGCTGCGACGGATCTTTGCCGAAGGCGCGTTTTCCCAGGCGTTCGTGCCGATTCTGGCCGAATACAAGACCCAGCATGGTGAGGAGGCGACTCGTACGTTCATCGCCTACGTCTCGGGTTTGCTGACGCTGGTGCTGATGCTGGTAACCATCGTCGGGATGCTCGCCGCGCCCTGGGTGATCTGGGCCACGGCGCCCGGTTTTGCCAATACGCCGGAAAAGTTTGCGCTCACCACTGATCTGCTGCGGGTGACCTTTCCTTATATATTGCTGATTTCCCTGTCTTCGCTCGCCGGGGCGATCCTCAATACCTGGAATCGTTTCTCGGTACCGGCCTTTGTGCCGACCTTGCTGAACGTCAGCATGATTATTTTTGCGCTGTTCCTTACGCCGTATTTCGATCCGCCCGTCATGGCCCTGGGCTGGGCGGTCCTGGCCGGCGGCCTGGCGCAGTTGCTGTACCAACTCCCGCACCTGAAAAAAATCGGCATGCTCGTACTGCCACGCCTGAACCTCAAGGACACCGGCGTCTGGCGCGTGATGCGCAATATGCTGCCGGCGATACTCGGGGTATCGGTCAGTCAGATTTCCCTGATCATCAACACCGCGTTTGCCTCGTTGCTGGTATCCGGCTCGGTATCGTGGATGTACTACGCCGACCGCTTGATGGAGTTGCCATCCGGTGTGCTTGGCGTGGCATTGGGCACGATCCTGCTGCCCACCCTGGCACGCACCTACGCCAGCAAGGATCGTCAGGAGTATTCGCGCATTCTCGATTGGGGCCTGCGTCTGTGCTTCCTGCTGGTGTTGCCGTGCGCCTTGGCCCTGGGAATCCTGGCCGAACCGCTGACGGTCTCGCTGTTTCAATACGGGCAATTCGATGCGCATGACGCCTTGATGACCCAGCACGCGCTGGTTGCCTACTCTGTCGGCCTGCTCGGCATTATTGTGATCAAGGTGCTGGCACCGGGCTTCTACGCGCAGCAAAACATCCGTACGCCGGTGAAAATCGCGATTTTCACGCTGATTGTCACGCAACTGCTCAACCTGGTATTTATCGGTCCTTTGGCCCATGCCGGGCTGGCGCTGGCGATCAGTGCCGGAGCTTGTATCAATGCTGGCCTGCTGTTTTATCAACTGCGCAAACAGCATATGTATCAACCACAGCCGGGTTGGGCGATGTTTACCCTCAAGTTGCTCGTGGCGGTGGCTGCGATGTCCGCTGTGCTGGTGGGCTTGATGCACGTGATGCCGGCCTGGGGCGATGGCGATATGCTGGAGCGCTTTATGCGCTTGGGCGTGTTGGTGGTGGCGGGCGTGGTGGTGTACTTCGGGATGTTGCTGTTGCAGGGTTTCCGCCTGCGGGATTTCAATCGCAAGTCGCTGGGATAG
- the ribF gene encoding bifunctional riboflavin kinase/FAD synthetase, translating into MQLVRGLHNLRPEHRGCVATIGNFDGVHRGHQAILARLRERAVELGVPSCVVIFEPQPREFFTPETAPARLARLRDKLQLLAEEGVDRVLCLAFNQRLRSLSAAEFVDRILVDGLGVQHLEVGDDFHFGCDRVGDFDFLQHAGVNQGFTVEAAQTVELDGLRVSSTQVRNALAAADFDLAERLLGRPFRIAGRVLHGQKLARQLGTPTANVQLKRRRVPLTGVYLVSVDIDGQSWPGVANIGVRPTVAGDGKAHLEVHLLDFAGDLYDRRLTVVFHQKLREEQRFASLEALKTAINADVAAARALAAPSAHR; encoded by the coding sequence ATGCAGCTGGTTCGAGGTCTCCACAACCTGCGCCCCGAGCATCGGGGCTGCGTCGCCACTATTGGCAACTTTGACGGTGTTCACCGTGGCCACCAGGCTATCCTGGCAAGGTTGCGCGAGCGTGCGGTCGAGTTGGGCGTGCCCAGCTGCGTGGTGATTTTCGAGCCACAACCGCGGGAGTTCTTTACCCCGGAAACAGCGCCGGCCCGTTTGGCGCGCTTGCGCGACAAGCTGCAACTGCTGGCGGAGGAGGGCGTGGACCGCGTCCTCTGCCTGGCTTTCAACCAGCGCTTGCGCAGCCTCAGCGCCGCCGAGTTCGTCGACCGCATCCTGGTGGACGGCCTGGGTGTACAACACCTGGAAGTCGGCGACGACTTCCATTTCGGTTGTGACCGGGTCGGGGACTTCGATTTCCTGCAACATGCTGGCGTCAACCAGGGTTTTACCGTCGAAGCCGCGCAAACCGTCGAACTGGACGGCCTGCGCGTGAGCAGCACCCAGGTGCGTAACGCCCTGGCTGCCGCCGACTTCGACCTGGCCGAGCGTTTGCTCGGTCGCCCGTTCCGCATTGCCGGGCGGGTACTGCACGGCCAGAAGCTGGCGCGCCAATTGGGCACGCCAACTGCCAACGTGCAACTCAAGCGCCGTCGTGTACCGTTGACCGGGGTTTACCTGGTCAGCGTCGACATCGACGGCCAATCGTGGCCGGGAGTCGCCAATATAGGCGTCAGGCCCACGGTTGCAGGTGATGGCAAGGCCCACCTGGAAGTTCACCTTTTGGATTTTGCCGGTGATTTATACGACCGGCGTTTGACGGTGGTTTTCCACCAGAAGCTGCGTGAAGAGCAGCGTTTCGCCTCCCTGGAGGCGTTGAAAACGGCGATCAATGCGGATGTCGCCGCCGCCCGTGCACTAGCCGCACCTAGCGCCCATCGCTAA
- the ileS gene encoding isoleucine--tRNA ligase: MTDYKATLNLPDTAFPMKAGLPQREPQILQRWDSIGLYGKLREIGKDRPKFVLHDGPPYANGTIHIGHALNKILKDMILRSKTLSGFDAPYVPGWDCHGLPIEHKVEVTYGKNLGADKTRELCRAYATEQIEGQKSEFIRLGVLGEWDNPYKTMNFKNEAGEIRALAEIVKGGFVFKGLKPVNWCFDCGSALAEAEVEYEDKKSSTIDVAFPIADDTKLAEAFGLASLAKPAAIVIWTTTPWTIPANQALNVHPEFTYALVDVGDRLLVLAEEMVESCLARYELQGSVIATATGSALELINFRHPFYDRLSPVYLADYVELGSGTGIVHCSPAYGVDDFVICKKYGMVNDDIINPVQSNGVYVPSLEFFGGQFIFKADQPIIEKLREVGALMQTAAIQHSYMHCWRHKTPLIYRATAQWFIGMDKEPTSGDTLRVRSLKAIEDTRFVPAWGQARLHSMIANRPDWCISRQRNWGVPIPFFLNKESGELHPRTVELMEVVAQRVEQEGIEAWFKLDAAELLGDEAPLYDKISDTLDVWFDSGTTHWHVLRGSHPMGHETGPRADLYLEGSDQHRGWFHSSLLTGCAIDNHAPYRELLTHGFTVDETGRKMSKSLKNVIEPKKINDTLGADIMRLWVASTDYSGEIAVSDQILARSADAYRRIRNTARFMLSNLTGFNPATDLLPAEDMLALDRWAVDRTLLLQRELQEHYGEYRFWNVYSKIHNFCVQELGSFYLDIIKDRQYTTGANSKARRSAQTALYHISEALVRWIAPILAFTADELWEYLPGERNESVMLNTWYEGLTELPADFELGREYWEGVMAVKVAVNKELEVQRAAKAVGGNLQAEVTLFAEDGLTADLAKLSNELRFVLITSTASLAPFTQAPADAVATEVPGLKLKVVKSAFPKCARCWHCREDVGVNPEHPEICGRCVDNISGEGEVRHYA; the protein is encoded by the coding sequence ATGACCGACTATAAAGCCACGCTAAACCTTCCGGACACCGCCTTCCCAATGAAGGCCGGCCTGCCACAGCGCGAACCGCAGATCCTGCAGCGCTGGGACAGTATTGGCCTGTACGGAAAGTTGCGCGAAATTGGCAAGGATCGTCCGAAATTCGTCCTGCACGACGGCCCTCCTTATGCCAACGGCACGATTCATATCGGTCATGCGCTGAACAAGATTCTCAAGGACATGATCCTGCGCTCCAAAACCCTGTCGGGCTTTGACGCGCCGTACGTTCCGGGCTGGGACTGCCATGGCCTGCCGATCGAGCACAAAGTCGAAGTGACCTACGGCAAGAACCTGGGCGCGGACAAGACCCGCGAACTCTGCCGTGCCTACGCCACCGAGCAGATCGAAGGGCAGAAGTCCGAATTCATTCGCCTGGGCGTGCTGGGCGAGTGGGACAACCCCTACAAGACCATGAACTTCAAGAACGAGGCCGGTGAAATCCGTGCCTTGGCTGAAATCGTCAAGGGCGGCTTCGTGTTCAAGGGTCTCAAGCCCGTGAACTGGTGCTTTGACTGCGGTTCGGCCCTGGCCGAAGCGGAAGTCGAATACGAAGACAAAAAGTCGTCGACCATCGACGTGGCCTTCCCGATTGCCGATGACACCAAGCTGGCCGAGGCGTTCGGCCTGGCAAGCCTGGCCAAGCCGGCTGCCATCGTGATCTGGACCACTACCCCGTGGACCATCCCGGCCAACCAGGCGCTGAACGTGCACCCGGAATTCACCTACGCCCTGGTGGATGTCGGTGATCGCCTGTTGGTGCTGGCCGAAGAAATGGTCGAGTCGTGCCTTGCCCGCTACGAGTTGCAAGGCTCGGTGATCGCCACCGCCACCGGCTCCGCGCTGGAACTGATCAACTTCCGTCACCCGTTCTATGACCGTCTGTCGCCGGTGTACCTGGCTGACTACGTCGAGCTGGGTTCGGGTACCGGCATTGTCCACTGCTCGCCTGCCTATGGCGTGGACGACTTCGTGATCTGCAAGAAGTACGGCATGGTCAACGACGACATCATCAACCCGGTGCAGAGCAACGGCGTATACGTGCCTTCGCTCGAGTTCTTCGGTGGTCAGTTCATCTTCAAGGCTGACCAGCCGATCATCGAAAAGCTGCGTGAAGTCGGTGCGTTGATGCAAACCGCCGCCATCCAGCACAGCTACATGCATTGCTGGCGTCACAAGACCCCGCTGATCTACCGCGCTACGGCGCAGTGGTTTATCGGCATGGACAAAGAGCCGACCAGCGGCGACACCTTGCGTGTACGCTCGCTCAAGGCCATCGAAGACACCCGGTTCGTCCCGGCCTGGGGCCAGGCGCGCCTGCACTCGATGATCGCCAATCGTCCGGACTGGTGCATCTCCCGCCAGCGCAACTGGGGCGTGCCGATCCCGTTCTTCCTGAACAAGGAAAGCGGTGAGCTGCACCCGCGCACCGTCGAGCTGATGGAAGTCGTGGCCCAGCGTGTCGAGCAGGAAGGCATCGAAGCCTGGTTCAAGCTGGACGCTGCCGAGCTGCTGGGCGACGAAGCGCCGCTGTACGACAAGATCAGCGACACCCTCGACGTGTGGTTCGATTCGGGCACCACTCACTGGCATGTGCTGCGTGGTTCACACCCGATGGGCCACGAGACCGGCCCGCGTGCCGACCTGTACCTGGAAGGTTCGGACCAACACCGTGGCTGGTTCCACTCGTCGTTGCTCACTGGTTGCGCCATCGACAACCATGCGCCGTACCGCGAACTGCTGACCCACGGCTTCACCGTCGACGAGACGGGCCGCAAGATGTCCAAATCGCTGAAGAACGTGATCGAGCCGAAAAAGATCAACGACACCTTGGGTGCCGACATCATGCGCCTGTGGGTGGCTTCCACCGATTACTCGGGTGAAATCGCCGTGTCGGACCAGATCCTGGCCCGCAGCGCCGACGCCTACCGTCGTATCCGCAATACCGCACGCTTCATGCTGTCGAACCTGACCGGCTTCAACCCGGCTACCGACCTGCTGCCGGCCGAAGACATGCTCGCCCTCGACCGTTGGGCTGTGGACCGTACCCTGTTGCTGCAGCGCGAGTTGCAGGAGCACTACGGCGAATACCGCTTCTGGAACGTCTACTCCAAGATCCACAACTTCTGCGTGCAGGAGCTGGGCAGTTTCTACCTCGACATCATCAAGGACCGCCAGTACACCACTGGCGCCAACAGCAAGGCGCGCCGTTCGGCGCAGACCGCGCTGTACCACATCAGCGAAGCGCTGGTGCGCTGGATCGCACCGATCCTGGCATTCACCGCTGACGAACTGTGGGAGTACCTACCGGGCGAGCGTAACGAGTCCGTCATGCTCAACACCTGGTACGAAGGCCTGACCGAACTGCCGGCCGACTTCGAACTGGGCCGCGAGTACTGGGAAGGCGTGATGGCCGTCAAGGTTGCGGTGAACAAGGAACTGGAAGTCCAGCGTGCCGCCAAGGCCGTGGGTGGCAACCTGCAAGCCGAAGTCACCCTGTTTGCCGAGGACGGCCTGACCGCCGACCTGGCCAAGCTGAGCAACGAGCTGCGCTTCGTGCTGATCACCTCTACCGCGAGCCTGGCGCCGTTTACCCAGGCTCCGGCAGATGCGGTGGCTACCGAGGTGCCTGGCCTTAAGCTCAAAGTGGTCAAGTCGGCCTTCCCCAAGTGCGCTCGTTGCTGGCACTGCCGTGAAGACGTCGGCGTGAACCCTGAGCACCCGGAAATCTGCGGTCGTTGTGTCGACAACATCAGCGGTGAAGGCGAGGTTCGCCACTATGCCTAA
- the lspA gene encoding signal peptidase II — protein sequence MPNAASRFGRLGWLVLSLLVLVIDQVSKAHFEGSLEMFQQIVVIPDYFSWTLAYNTGAAFSFLADSGGWQRWLFALIAVVVSAVLVVWLKRLGRDDTWLAIALALVLGGALGNLYDRIALGHVIDFILVHWQNRHYFPAFNFADSAITVGAIMLALDMFKSKKTGETVND from the coding sequence ATGCCTAATGCAGCCAGTCGTTTCGGACGTCTGGGCTGGCTCGTACTGAGCCTGCTGGTCCTGGTCATTGACCAGGTCAGCAAGGCTCACTTCGAGGGCTCCCTGGAAATGTTCCAGCAAATTGTGGTGATCCCGGATTACTTCAGCTGGACCCTGGCCTACAACACCGGCGCCGCCTTCAGCTTCCTGGCTGACAGTGGCGGCTGGCAGCGCTGGCTGTTCGCCCTGATCGCCGTGGTGGTCAGTGCGGTACTCGTGGTCTGGCTCAAACGCCTGGGCCGTGATGACACCTGGCTGGCGATCGCCTTGGCCCTGGTGCTGGGTGGTGCGCTGGGCAACCTGTACGACCGCATTGCCCTCGGCCATGTGATCGACTTTATCCTGGTGCATTGGCAGAACCGCCACTACTTCCCGGCGTTCAACTTTGCCGACAGCGCCATCACCGTCGGCGCAATCATGCTGGCGCTGGATATGTTCAAGAGCAAGAAAACCGGAGAAACCGTCAATGACTGA
- a CDS encoding FKBP-type peptidyl-prolyl cis-trans isomerase, translating to MAEQRIGQNTEVTLHFALRLENGDTVDSTFDKAPATFKVGDGNLLPGFEAALFGFKAGDKRTLQILPENAFGQPNPQNVQIIPRSQFEGMDLSEGLLVIFNDAANTELPGVVKAFDDAQVTIDFNHPLAGKTLTFDVEIIDVKAL from the coding sequence TTGGCTGAGCAACGCATCGGCCAGAACACGGAAGTCACTTTGCATTTCGCACTGCGCCTGGAGAATGGCGACACGGTCGACAGTACCTTCGACAAAGCGCCGGCGACCTTCAAGGTTGGCGACGGCAACCTGCTGCCGGGTTTTGAAGCGGCGCTGTTCGGCTTCAAGGCCGGTGACAAGCGCACCCTGCAGATCCTGCCGGAAAACGCCTTCGGCCAGCCCAACCCGCAAAACGTGCAGATCATCCCGCGTTCGCAGTTCGAAGGCATGGACCTGTCGGAAGGCTTGCTGGTGATCTTCAATGATGCGGCGAACACTGAATTGCCTGGCGTGGTGAAAGCATTTGATGACGCGCAAGTGACCATCGACTTCAATCACCCGTTGGCCGGCAAGACGTTGACCTTTGACGTCGAGATTATCGACGTCAAAGCGCTGTAA
- the ispH gene encoding 4-hydroxy-3-methylbut-2-enyl diphosphate reductase: MQIKLANPRGFCAGVDRAIEIVNRALEVFGPPIYVRHEVVHNKFVVEDLRARGAIFVEELDQVPDDVIVIFSAHGVSQAVRTEAAGRGLKVFDATCPLVTKVHIEVARYSRDGRECILIGHAGHPEVEGTMGQYDASNGGAIYLVEDEKDVANLQVHNPERLAFVTQTTLSMDDTSRVIDALRTRFPAIGGPRKDDICYATQNRQDAVKQLANECDVVLVVGSPNSSNSNRLRELAERMATPAYLIDGAEDMQRSWFDGVERIGITAGASAPEVLVRGVIQQLQAWGATGADELAGREENITFSMPKELRVRSLL, encoded by the coding sequence ATGCAAATCAAACTCGCCAACCCCCGTGGCTTCTGCGCCGGCGTGGACCGGGCGATCGAAATCGTCAATCGCGCCCTGGAAGTCTTCGGGCCGCCGATTTATGTGCGCCATGAAGTCGTCCATAACAAATTTGTGGTCGAAGACTTGCGCGCGCGCGGGGCGATCTTTGTCGAAGAACTCGATCAGGTGCCCGACGACGTGATCGTCATCTTCAGTGCCCACGGTGTTTCCCAGGCTGTACGGACCGAAGCGGCAGGCCGTGGCCTCAAGGTGTTCGATGCCACCTGCCCACTGGTTACCAAGGTGCATATCGAAGTGGCGCGCTACAGCCGCGACGGTCGTGAGTGCATCCTGATCGGCCACGCCGGTCACCCGGAAGTCGAAGGCACCATGGGCCAATATGACGCCAGCAACGGCGGTGCTATCTACCTGGTTGAGGACGAGAAAGACGTCGCCAACTTGCAGGTGCACAATCCGGAACGCCTGGCCTTCGTGACCCAGACCACCTTGTCCATGGACGACACCAGCCGCGTAATCGATGCCCTGCGCACGCGGTTCCCGGCCATTGGCGGCCCTCGCAAGGACGACATCTGCTACGCCACGCAAAACCGCCAGGATGCGGTCAAGCAACTGGCAAATGAGTGTGACGTAGTGCTGGTGGTCGGCAGCCCTAACAGCTCCAACTCCAACCGCCTGCGTGAACTGGCCGAGCGCATGGCTACGCCGGCGTACCTGATCGACGGTGCCGAAGACATGCAGCGCAGTTGGTTCGATGGTGTCGAGCGTATCGGCATCACGGCAGGCGCCTCCGCACCGGAAGTGCTGGTACGCGGCGTGATCCAGCAGTTGCAGGCCTGGGGCGCTACTGGCGCCGATGAGCTGGCAGGTCGTGAAGAGAACATCACGTTTTCGATGCCGAAGGAACTGCGGGTCCGCTCGCTGCTCTGA